One stretch of Streptomyces sp. R21 DNA includes these proteins:
- a CDS encoding folylpolyglutamate synthase/dihydrofolate synthase family protein: MSELPPDDSDPIGDPFDEIVANETERDPDLAVIEAGSRTLRTQGGVPQGDVPARPADPEVDKALRAVEAELAGRWGETKLEPSVSRISALMDVLGEPQRAYPSIHITGTNGKTSTARMIESLLRAFELRTGRYTSPHVQSITERISLDGEPIPAERFIETYEDIKPYVEMVDAKEEYRLSFFEVLTGMAYAAFADAPVDVAVVEVGMGGSWDATNVIDADVAVVTPIDLDHTDRLGETHGEIATEKSGIIKQDATVILAQQPVDAAQVLLKKAVEVDATVAREGLEFGVVARQVAVGGQLMTLRGLGGEYEEVYLPLHGPYQAHNAAVALAAVEAFFGVGAARAERLDIDTVRKAFAAVSSPGRLEVVRRSPTVVLDAAHNPAGARATAEAVGEAFDFSRLIGVVGASGDKNVRGLLEAFEPILAEVVITQNSSHRAMDVDELAGIAVEIFGDDRVQVEPRLDDALEAAITLAEEEGEFAGGGVLVTGSVITVGEARLLLGRG; the protein is encoded by the coding sequence GTGAGTGAGCTCCCCCCGGACGACAGCGACCCCATCGGTGACCCCTTCGACGAGATCGTCGCGAACGAGACCGAGCGTGATCCCGATCTCGCGGTGATCGAGGCCGGCAGCCGTACCCTGCGGACGCAGGGCGGTGTGCCGCAGGGCGATGTGCCCGCCCGGCCCGCCGACCCCGAGGTCGACAAGGCCCTGCGCGCGGTGGAGGCGGAGCTGGCCGGGCGCTGGGGTGAGACCAAGCTGGAGCCCTCCGTCAGCCGGATCTCGGCGCTGATGGACGTGCTGGGCGAGCCCCAGCGGGCGTACCCGTCGATCCACATCACGGGGACGAACGGCAAGACGTCCACGGCCCGCATGATCGAGTCGCTGCTGCGCGCCTTCGAGCTGCGCACCGGGCGGTACACCAGCCCGCACGTGCAGTCGATCACCGAGCGCATCAGCCTGGACGGGGAGCCGATCCCGGCCGAGCGGTTCATCGAGACGTACGAGGACATCAAGCCGTACGTCGAGATGGTCGACGCCAAGGAGGAGTACCGGCTCTCCTTCTTCGAGGTGCTCACGGGCATGGCGTACGCGGCCTTCGCGGACGCGCCCGTCGACGTGGCCGTCGTCGAGGTGGGGATGGGCGGCAGTTGGGACGCCACCAACGTCATCGACGCCGATGTCGCCGTCGTGACGCCCATCGATCTCGACCACACCGACCGGCTCGGCGAGACGCACGGCGAGATCGCCACGGAGAAGTCCGGCATCATCAAGCAGGACGCGACCGTGATCCTGGCCCAGCAGCCGGTCGACGCGGCCCAGGTGCTGCTGAAGAAGGCCGTCGAGGTCGACGCCACCGTGGCCCGGGAAGGGCTGGAGTTCGGCGTCGTCGCCCGGCAGGTCGCCGTCGGCGGGCAGCTGATGACGCTGCGCGGCCTCGGCGGGGAGTACGAAGAGGTCTACCTCCCGCTGCACGGCCCCTACCAGGCGCACAACGCAGCCGTGGCGCTCGCCGCCGTGGAGGCGTTCTTCGGGGTCGGTGCCGCGCGCGCCGAGCGCCTCGACATCGACACCGTCCGCAAGGCGTTCGCCGCGGTCTCCTCGCCGGGCCGCCTGGAGGTCGTCCGCCGCTCGCCGACCGTCGTGCTGGACGCGGCGCACAACCCGGCGGGCGCCCGCGCCACCGCCGAGGCCGTCGGCGAGGCCTTCGACTTCAGCAGGCTCATCGGCGTGGTCGGGGCCAGCGGCGACAAGAACGTACGGGGGCTGCTCGAAGCCTTCGAGCCGATCCTCGCCGAGGTCGTGATCACCCAGAACTCCAGCCACCGCGCGATGGACGTGGACGAGCTGGCCGGGATCGCCGTCGAGATCTTCGGCGACGACCGGGTGCAGGTCGAGCCGCGTCTCGACGACGCCCTGGAGGCCGCGATCACGCTCGCCGAGGAAGAGGGCGAGTTCGCGGGCGGCGGCGTCCTGGT